One window of the Oncorhynchus clarkii lewisi isolate Uvic-CL-2024 chromosome 19, UVic_Ocla_1.0, whole genome shotgun sequence genome contains the following:
- the LOC139374752 gene encoding LOW QUALITY PROTEIN: gastrula zinc finger protein xLCGF3.1-like (The sequence of the model RefSeq protein was modified relative to this genomic sequence to represent the inferred CDS: substituted 3 bases at 3 genomic stop codons): MDPGNISLGLETRTDLSRGDWNQYSSSVYSEGCLDEKGEVLGIDEVTVKVEGDVPPTWNADSHLGDGLTQGRDFLDYRESLETNPNVATHSPLHTFRNRDPVSRSMGPTDPHCLVLFDKGLNSNDRAKAQARRGGATSGKSKEKRFLCIFCSKGFSCPQKVEIHQRVHTGVKPFSCTQCPMAFAQAGDLKRHQRVHTGEKPFSCTQCPMAFAQAGHLKRHQRVHTGXKXYSXPHCQKRFLQQLKMHLKVHMVERLFACTHCGKRFSERRYQKKKHSTR; encoded by the coding sequence ATGGACCCTGGTAACATATCCTTGGGTTTAGAGACACGAACTGATCTGTCTAGAGGGGACTGgaaccagtacagtagtagtgtatactctgaAGGGTGCCTAGATGAGAAAGGCGAGGTTCTGGGCATAGATGAAGtgactgtgaaagtggagggCGACGTTCCTCCCACATGGAATGCAGATAGTCACCTAGGAGATGGACTCACACAGGGCAGAGATTTCTTAGATTACAGGGAAAGCTTAGAGACAAATCCAAATGTCGctacccactcccctttacacACGTTCAGGAATCGCGACCCAGTGTCCAGATCAATGGGGCCTACTGATCCACACTGCCTCGTCCTTTTCGATAAGGGATTGAACTCAAATGACAGGGCTAAAGCCCAGGCTCGGCGTGGAGGAGCAACATCAGGCAAAAGTAAAGAGAAACGGTTCCTCTGCATTTTCTGTAGCAAAGGCTTCAGCTGcccccagaaggtggagatccaccagagggtccacacaggggtgaaacccttcagctgtacccagtgtcccATGGCCTTCGCTCAGGCTGgtgacctgaagaggcaccagagggtccatacgggggagaaacccttcagctgtacccagtgtcccATGGCCTTTGCCCAGGCTGGTCACCTGAAGAgacaccagagggtccacacagggtaGAAATAATACAGCTGACCCCATTGTCAGAAGAGATTCTTGCAAcagctgaagatgcacctgaaggtccacatGGTAGAGAGGCTATTTGCCTGTACGCACTgcgggaagaggttctcagagaggagaTACCAGAAGAAAAAACATTCCACTCGGTAG